The genomic interval TGACGCAGCTGCACAtcgccggcgtccgcggcgcgccgccgctcccgatgAACTTCTCCATCGGCGCGCTCGTCATGGCGCTGTCGAGGCTCCCCGACCTCAAGGTGCTCACGCTGTCCGGGCTCGGGCTCTGGGGCCCCCTGCCGGACAAGatcggccgcctcgccgcgctggAGATCGTCAACATGAGCGGCAACTACCTCTACGGCGGCGTCCCCGGCGGGCTGTCCCAGCTCACCGGCCTCCAGACGCTGATCCTCGACGACAAcctgctcgccggcgagctcccggcGTGGATCGGCGAGCTGCCGCAGCTGGCCGTGCTGAGCCTGCGGAACAACTCGCTGGGCGGCGCCGTGCCGGCGTCCGTGGGTCGCATGGAGTCGCTGAGGTCGCTGGTGCTCGCGTCGAACAACCTGACGGGGAACCTGCCGGACATGAGCGGCCTCACCAACCTCCAGGTGATCGACGTCGGCGACAACTGGCTCGGCCCGGCGTTCCCGGCGCTGGGGCGGAAGGTGGTCACGGTGGTGCTCAGCCGGAACAGGTTCACCGGCGGCCTCCCCGGCGAGATCACCTCCTTCTACCTGCTCGAGCGGCTCGACGTGTCGTGGAACCGCTTCGTCGGCCCGTTCATGCCGGCGCTGCTGTCCCTGCCGGCCATCCGCTACCTCAACGTCGCCGGCAACAGGTTCACCGGCGTGCTCTCCGACAAGGTTGCCTGCGGCGACAATCTCCAGTTCGTCGACCTGTCCTCCAACCTCCTCACCGGCAGCGAGCCGGCCTGCCTGAGGCCGGACAAGAagccggcgacggtggtgctCGTCAATGCCAATTGCCTcgaggccaccggcggcgacgcgtcGCAGCACCCGTCGCCGTTCTGCCAGAACCAAGCCTTGGCCGTGGGGATAACTCACGGCGGCAAGGTGAGGAAGAAGCTCACACATCACGCCGGCTTCCTCGCCGGCATTGCAATGGCGgctctcgccgccgcgtcggccgtcgccgtcgtcgccgtcgtcgccgtgaggaggaagaacaagaaAGGCGTAATGGTGAGGCCACCGGCGATGTTGGGAGAAGACAATTCTTCAAGCACGAGTGGCTACCCATCCAAGATGTTCGCCGATGCACGTATGATTTGATTTGTCTCTCACTCATCACTGAATTTTATCTAAAATTTCACCAAATTTGATGTCAAAATTCACTAAGATTTGATTTCCTACTGGTGTCTGCGACAAAATCAAAACAGGCTACATATCACAGACAGTGAAGCTGGGAGCTCTGGGAATTCCACCATACAGaacattttctttggttgagCTTGAAGCTGCCACTGACAACTTTGAGAACTCTTTGCTACTGGGGCAAGATTCTTTCGGCGAGGTATGCCAATCTTCTCCATTGATCAGTTCAGACTCTATTGAGcaagagaaattttatggtcCCTAAGCAAGTTAAAGTTTAGATACTCAAGATACCTAGCACCTGAAGTTATCAAATTTACAATACAAAATGTGGTATCTCTCAGTACATTtttaaggatggtaaaattacccatTGAGCAACCTACAACTAATTGATGCATGAAATTCACTGTATTCTGTTCAAATTAACCTCACGGGCTTATATGAGTGTGATGAATAAGTCCTGCATTTTGAAAAGCTTGGGAGCTGAGATCAGATCTTTGTTTGTTTGTCAGATGTACAGGGGGAGACTAGGCAATGGCACACTAGTGGCCATCAGGAGCCTGAAGGTTAAGAGGAATCAGTCTTCCCTAAGCTTCAGTCGCCACATTGAAACAATTTCTAGGCTCAGACACCGGAACTTGGTCAGCGCTCTCGGGCACTGCTTCGAGTATGATCTTGATGATTCTACTGTCACTCAGCTATACCTCGTGTTCGAATACGTGCAAAACGGGAACCTACGGAGCAGGATTTCGCGTATGTTAAATTGTCAGCTGTTCTccttcattgtttttcttttcagttgTTTGCAGTATTCAGTCACTGACTGTTGCTTTGCACTGCATCCTGTACTGATTTTCACCAGAAGGAACTGAAGGAAGGAAGCTTACATGGGCACAGAGAATATCAGCTGCCATCGGCATCGCCAACGGCATTCAGTTCTTGCATGCTGGGATGATGCCTGGCCTGTTTGGAAACAATCTGAAGATCAACAACATTCTTCTCGATCAGAATCATGTCGCGAAGATCAGCAGCTACAATATCCCAATCCTAGGAGAGGCCATGAAATCTGAGGTAGATCAGTCATTTTTAACAGTCCTTAGTAATTTGTTTTTCTGGCTGTTGCTGACTAGAAATGTTATGATGTTTGTCAATCCAAGAAGGGAGGACCTGGAGGCAAGCACCATACTGAAAGGTACTTATCAGGACTTGATCCGTACATATGCCTATGATCTGGTAGTTTCAATCAGTACAATCTAGTGAAAAAAAACCCACTGAATTCTGCATGTGTTATTTTGCAGCCCACTGCTCAACGATAAAACCGACATCTTCGATTTCGGGGTGATCCTTCTTGAGATCGTGTCTGGAAAGCCAATCACATCCTTATATGAGGTTGAGATAATGAAAGAACTGGTATGTGACATGACCATCACCTGAAAACCATTGTTTCACATGAAAAATGCCAACCTCTGAATTTCCACCTAGCAATGCACAGCACAATCTCTGAATCTCTACTCCTTTTTTCAGATGCTATGGGCAGTCGCCGACGAGGAtttggtgaggaggaggagctttGCCGACCAGGAGGTGAGCAAGGGATGCTCCGACGAGTCGCTGAGGACGATCATGCAGATCTGCCTGAGGTGCCTGGCCAAGGAGGCTGTGCAGCGGCCGTCCATCGAGGACGTCCTCTGGAACCTGCAGTTCGCTGCACAGGTGCAGGACGACTGGGAAGGAGATAACCGGAGCAGCGACGGTTCAatggtgtcgtcgtcgtcccggaTCACGAAATCCTCCAGATTCCAGAATGAGCAAACCAGGTGTGCCATACATCCAAATCAATCAAGTATCCTCTGATCAAGTGACCATCACATTCACATTTCCAAACCAAGATTGATTTGTTAGATTTGTAGTGTTGATAGGTTATTGTTGGATTGGTGTGTATGGATGAAATGAGGAAGAGCTTTTGCCTTTGTTTTGAAGGATTCTAAAGTTCAGCTTGTTCTTACAGGTCTGGGCGGGAAAAAGAATGTGTGGATTCGTCAGCTCGTGGATCAGTGTGGCTGCAGGCTGCAACAGAAGATGGAAATTTTGAGACAGGCAGGAGGCAAGCTGAAGATGAAAGATATTGATGGAACTGATCCTCCGGGTTGTGCTTCTGTCTTGATGCACACAACCTTCCCCTTTCCTGATCGTGTTTGCTCACTGAATCCTTTAAATCTCAGAAACGCcttcatttgttttttcttcttttctttcttttttgtcttTAGGCGTACAATAATATGTGCTTTTTAGGCGTACAAATAATGTTGTGCTGTGCAAGCCCCTGTATCGTTCTGTCAATATTAAAGCTGGAATAGTTTCTACTACCAACGGTCAGTTCCGTGATAATTATAAAAACAGCTGCGGTTGCTGCCAATTACAGCATCACCAACCTTCTCGTGACTGAACGCTGGTACAGCGAGAAAGCACGGAGGATTCAAGAGGCTTCTGCAACctagcagcaacagcaacttCTTGGCTAGGGAGTATAATTCTTTACATAAGCATCAATACCTTATAAATTCATCAAATAGGTAGCCACTACATTGGGAAAACAAGTGGGGGAAGGCAGGGGATCAAGCTCAGGAATTACAACAACTGaagattttttatgtttttagtaGGTGATACAGACCGGGAAAGCCAGAATTGCATATCTTTAGGAGAAGCTTGTTGCAGAAACTGCAACTCAATCATGTCCTTGGCTTAGTCGGCCGTCCAGCTCTGCTCCACAATCTCGCGGACTTTGCGGTTGTACTCGCGCTTGTTCTCGCTGAACAGTCTGGCTGCTTCGGAGTTTGCAGGGGAGTTTGGGTTTGGATCACAGAGCAGGGACTGCAGATAAAAGGCAAAACAGAAACAGCTAAGCTCAATGTGGAACTGAGGATTACAGGCAGGAAGACATCAACTATGGTCCCCCAAGCCATTATTTGTCAGCAAATGTAGGTCAATAACCCGTACAGCAACATGACATGGATGAAAGGCTCTAATCATCCTAGAATCAGGCTGCAGATGCTATTGATAACTAATTTATCGGTGTCACATTACCCATATAGCAGGTTGTTTGGAAAACAATAACGACTGTCAATAATGACTTTGGTGTATGCAACTATAGTAGAAGGAAAGGATTTCCTCAATATTGGAATTACCTCTACACCAATGACATGACAAAAATACAGAATATGCGTGTATTTTCTATCATATATAAATGATTGTAATCAAGTGAGCTACAACCAGGGGAAAGCATTAAACCAAGTGAAGCTATCGATGTGATTGTTAGGACACTCTGCGAAGGTTCAAATGATACCTGGATAGAGGTCAATATCGCAGCAACATCATATATAGGGCTCCATTGATTTTGTAGGATATCCAAGCAGATACTTCCATCTGCATAAACTGAACGGATAACAAAAACAATTAGTTGTGTATATCTTCAATAATTCAATCTCTTGGGAATAATGTAGTAGCTTGCAAAGATAATGAAGTGGTCAAATTATCAAGTTATGAGACATACTATTTGGGTGAAACATCCTTGAGACAAACCGAACAACTGGTGGTTTGTTGGGATAATCTTCTGTAAATTGTAGTGTCAGCTTGAACGTGCCTATATGTGACAAAATCACTTATTAGTACTAACTTAAACATGTAATTATGTTCATAAGTAATAACACCACAAAACATACTTCATTTCAATCGATGTGATTTTAAAGGATTACATGAggttgcaaatttgcaatccTGACATACAAAGACAAAGGGAGTGATCATGTTACCAATTGTGTATGTCAAAAGCATTTCATCAATTATTTGAAGGCCATAAGATTGGAGGTACCATATGCAAAAAATGTGGTCACCAAATACTTAAAAGAGTTTCCATCCGGTGATTTTTCCTATACATTCTATCACTCTTTTGTAGTTGATTTCAAACAATAAATAGGCCATCAAATGAAGCTGCCATCTAATTAATATGGTCCCATCTCACTATTGCTAAAAAATATCAAAGTTAAACAATGAAGATTTAGTCATGGTGACATGGTCTAACCGCATCCAAAAGAACTACTTTATTTTGTCCTGATGATTGATAAATGATAACAATCGGCTATACTTAAAGAGCTTCCAAAAATTAAGTCTACAATTTCTTACTCCAATGTTCACAAATAGAATGGCTCCATTTTAAACGAGGTATCCCTATTCTTGCTAATATGATAGCTAAATTAGCTACATGGCATAACTCCTAAGCACCTATCATGCAACCACAAACAACGGGTACAAATTGTAATttactataaaatattttagttccATAATGTGTGTGCGCTACAACTTTGGATTCAATGTTTTGTAGGAATGTACACCCCCAATAAATAATGGGATATGCCGGCAGCACACAGTCCTACAGAGAACCATGTAGCTACGGTGGGGGGTCGTCAACAGCACAACACGAGATAGGACCGTCGCAGATTGATGAACTGCCTCCAATAACTCAGCTGACCCAAGACTACAGGCACGTTGATTTCAACGGT from Oryza glaberrima chromosome 3, OglaRS2, whole genome shotgun sequence carries:
- the LOC127769031 gene encoding probable inactive leucine-rich repeat receptor-like protein kinase At3g03770 isoform X2, translated to MRASPMAGASHHLVVFLAALLALLPGSSQLQYSQTWTLFKIQQMLNHPPVLSHWRRTTDFCGGGGTAAPSAAVVCYGDTVTQLHIAGVRGAPPLPMNFSIGALVMALSRLPDLKVLTLSGLGLWGPLPDKIGRLAALEIVNMSGNYLYGGVPGGLSQLTGLQTLILDDNLLAGELPAWIGELPQLAVLSLRNNSLGGAVPASVGRMESLRSLVLASNNLTGNLPDMSGLTNLQVIDVGDNWLGPAFPALGRKVVTVVLSRNRFTGGLPGEITSFYLLERLDVSWNRFVGPFMPALLSLPAIRYLNVAGNRFTGVLSDKVACGDNLQFVDLSSNLLTGSEPACLRPDKKPATVVLVNANCLEATGGDASQHPSPFCQNQALAVGITHGGKVRKKLTHHAGFLAGIAMAALAAASAVAVVAVVAVRRKNKKGVMVRPPAMLGEDNSSSTSGYPSKMFADARYISQTVKLGALGIPPYRTFSLVELEAATDNFENSLLLGQDSFGEMYRGRLGNGTLVAIRSLKVKRNQSSLSFSRHIETISRLRHRNLVSALGHCFEYDLDDSTVTQLYLVFEYVQNGNLRSRISQGTEGRKLTWAQRISAAIGIANGIQFLHAGMMPGLFGNNLKINNILLDQNHVAKISSYNIPILGEAMKSEGGPGGKHHTESPLLNDKTDIFDFGVILLEIVSGKPITSLYEVEIMKELMLWAVADEDLVRRRSFADQEVSKGCSDESLRTIMQICLRCLAKEAVQRPSIEDVLWNLQFAAQVQDDWEGDNRSSDGSMVSSSSRITKSSRFQNEQTRSGREKECVDSSARGSVWLQAATEDGNFETGRRQAEDERY
- the LOC127769031 gene encoding probable inactive leucine-rich repeat receptor-like protein kinase At3g03770 isoform X1, encoding MRASPMAGASHHLVVFLAALLALLPGSSQLQYSQTWTLFKIQQMLNHPPVLSHWRRTTDFCGGGGTAAPSAAVVCYGDTVTQLHIAGVRGAPPLPMNFSIGALVMALSRLPDLKVLTLSGLGLWGPLPDKIGRLAALEIVNMSGNYLYGGVPGGLSQLTGLQTLILDDNLLAGELPAWIGELPQLAVLSLRNNSLGGAVPASVGRMESLRSLVLASNNLTGNLPDMSGLTNLQVIDVGDNWLGPAFPALGRKVVTVVLSRNRFTGGLPGEITSFYLLERLDVSWNRFVGPFMPALLSLPAIRYLNVAGNRFTGVLSDKVACGDNLQFVDLSSNLLTGSEPACLRPDKKPATVVLVNANCLEATGGDASQHPSPFCQNQALAVGITHGGKVRKKLTHHAGFLAGIAMAALAAASAVAVVAVVAVRRKNKKGVMVRPPAMLGEDNSSSTSGYPSKMFADARYISQTVKLGALGIPPYRTFSLVELEAATDNFENSLLLGQDSFGEMYRGRLGNGTLVAIRSLKVKRNQSSLSFSRHIETISRLRHRNLVSALGHCFEYDLDDSTVTQLYLVFEYVQNGNLRSRISQGTEGRKLTWAQRISAAIGIANGIQFLHAGMMPGLFGNNLKINNILLDQNHVAKISSYNIPILGEAMKSEKGGPGGKHHTESPLLNDKTDIFDFGVILLEIVSGKPITSLYEVEIMKELMLWAVADEDLVRRRSFADQEVSKGCSDESLRTIMQICLRCLAKEAVQRPSIEDVLWNLQFAAQVQDDWEGDNRSSDGSMVSSSSRITKSSRFQNEQTRSGREKECVDSSARGSVWLQAATEDGNFETGRRQAEDERY
- the LOC127769032 gene encoding ubiquitin-conjugating enzyme E2 2-like — protein: MSTPARKRLMRDFKRLQQDPPAGISGAPHDNNIMLWNAVIFGPDDTPWDGGTFKLTLQFTEDYPNKPPVVRFVSRMFHPNIYADGSICLDILQNQWSPIYDVAAILTSIQSLLCDPNPNSPANSEAARLFSENKREYNRKVREIVEQSWTAD